The Microbacterium phyllosphaerae region ACGCGATCAACATCGTCTTGTGTGCCGAAGATCTCGAGCCGATACAAGTGAGGCACGTTGCACTTGCGGCTGATGATGTCACCGGCGAGACAGAAGGACTCGCCGAAGTTGGTGTTGCCCGCGGAGATCACTCCGCGGATGTGTCGCCGGTTGCGCTCGTCGTTGAGGAACCGGATCACCTGCTTGGGCACCGCACCTCGTTCGACGCCGCGCCCCTCACCCCCGCCGTAGGTGGGAGTGATCAGCACGAAGGGCTCGTCGATGACGAGATCTTCCTGCTGACGGAGAAGGGGAATGCGTCGGGCCGGAAGCCCGAGCTTCTCCACGAAGCGCGCGGTGTTACCCGAGGTGCTCGAGAAGTAGACCAGGAGCGGCGCAGCGGTCGCGACGGCGCTCATGGGGTGTCACGCCAGACGCGAGGCGAGCTCGTCGATCTTGTCGGGGCGGAAGCCCGACCAGTGACCCTCGTCGGTGACGACGACGGGTGCCTGCATGTAGCCGAGCGCCTTGACCTGCTCCAGGGCCGTCGGGTCCTCCGACAGGTCGAGGATGTCGTACTCGATGCCCTTGGCGTCGAGCGCGCGGTACGTCGCGTTGCACTGGACGCAGGACGGCTTGGTGTAGACCGTGATCGACATTCTTTCGCTTCCCCTCAAATCTCTGATTGCTTCTTCTTCTCAAGC contains the following coding sequences:
- the nrdI gene encoding class Ib ribonucleoside-diphosphate reductase assembly flavoprotein NrdI yields the protein MSAVATAAPLLVYFSSTSGNTARFVEKLGLPARRIPLLRQQEDLVIDEPFVLITPTYGGGEGRGVERGAVPKQVIRFLNDERNRRHIRGVISAGNTNFGESFCLAGDIISRKCNVPHLYRLEIFGTQDDVDRVSDGLERRWVPQLTSRQGLTQ
- the nrdH gene encoding glutaredoxin-like protein NrdH: MSITVYTKPSCVQCNATYRALDAKGIEYDILDLSEDPTALEQVKALGYMQAPVVVTDEGHWSGFRPDKIDELASRLA